CAGGCCCACGGTCCGGAGCGCGGCACCACCACCTGCCAGTTACATTTGCGCAGCTTCCCGGATGGAGCGGAAATCTATGTCGAGCCGTGGCGGGCACGGGCCTTCCCCATCCTCAAGGACTTGGTCTGCGATCGCTCGGCCCTGGATCGCATCATTCAGGCTGGCGGTTACATCAGCGTCGGTACTGGCGGCGCTCCGGACGGGAATTGCCTGCCGGTTCCCAAAGCGGATCAGGACAAGGCGATGGATGCAGCACAGTGCATTGGCTGCGGTGCGTGTGTGGCGGCCTGTCCTAACGCCTCAGCCATGCTCTTCGTGGCGGCGAAAGTAAGCCATCTGGCCCACTTGCCCCAAGGCCAACCGGAGAGGAAGGAGCGCGTCCGCAAAATGATCGCTCAGCACGACCGTGAGGGGTTCGGTCACTGCACCAATATCGCCGCCTGTGAAGCAGCCTGTCCCAAGGAAATCTCGGTAGAGCATATCGCTCAGCTCAACCGTGACTACATCACGTCCGCCTTGGCGTCGCTGATCCGCTGAGCTGCGCCGGAGTAACACCCATCTGTCCCGGACCGGATGCTAGTGCCCCCCGTTCAATCTCCCAGCCTGACTCACCCAGCTTGAACCTGTCCTACCCCAATTGGGGCTGGGACCCACACTGGATGTCCAGAAGTCTCAGCTCGATACGACTGTAACCTTGGTAGGTATTTCGCTGCGGAGTAAAGGCCAGGCACACTCTAGATGCTTTCTCCAGTTCCTCGTAACGTTCCGCCATGTTCCAGCCGATGCAACGGAAGCGTTGACCGCCTTGGGAGACGCGCAGCTCCAGGTGTCGCGGCGAGTCCCCTTGCCCTATCCGCCGGATTTGCTCCACCGTGACATCGCTGGCGAGAAATTTGGGCGGTGGATTGTCGGCTCCGTAGGGTTCCAGACGGTCTAGCTCTTGCAACAGGTTCGGCGTGATAGCGCTCAGGGGGATTTCCGCATCAAGCAGTAAGCGGGGGGCAGGGGACCCTGAAGGCAGGTGGCGGGCCACGTACTGGTTAAAGGCTGTGCGGAAAGCATCGATCCGTTCGGGCAAAATCTTCAACCCCGCTGCGGCGGCATGTCCCCCATAGGATTCCAGGAGACCATCACAGGCCCGCAAGGCTTCATGTAACGGCAACTCCGGCACGCTCCGCCCGCTTCCCGTGGCCAGGCTTTCTCCCTCCCGGATGGCGATCACGATCGCCGGCTTACCGTAATGTTCCACGAGTCGGGCAGCCACGATCCCGACCACCCCCGGATGCCAGCGCTTGTCCGCCACGACCAGAGCCGGATCGTTGCTATAGTGCTGGTCCACGAATTCCTTGGCCTGGTGGGTCGCCTGGCGTTCCAGAGCCTGGCGCTGGTCGTTCTGTTTCTCCAGGAACTGGGCATGAGTTTTGGCTGTGGTGTAGGATTGCGTGGTGAGCAGTTCGACGACCATACGAGCGCATCCGAGCCGCCCGGCGGCATTGAGCCGTGGTGCCAGACGATAACCCACATCCTCTGCCGTGAGCCTATCTCCGATCTGCAACTGGGCGGCTTCCATGAGAGCACTCAACCCCAGCGAGGGATGCTCCACGATCCTCCGCAAGCCGTGCCGGACGAAGAGGCGGTTCTCTCCCCGCAGCGGCACGGCATCCGCGACCATGCCCAGAGCTGCTAGACCGACCCCTTCCAGAAGGATGTTCCGCAAGTCGTGGGGCAACGATCCTTGCTTGGTTCCACTGGCGACTTGAGCGATAGCCCAGGCCAGCTTGAAGGCCACCCCAGCACCCGACAACTCGCCGCTGGGATAGTGTCCTTCCGGCCAGCGCGGGTGGACAATGACAGCCGCCGGCGGCAGAAGCGGACTGCCGCTCCCATCCACCTTCCACTGGTGATGGTCCGTAATGATGAGTTCCATGCCCAACTGTTGGGCCAATTCTGCTTCCGCAAGACTAGCTATGCCGCAATCAACGGTGATGACGACCTGCACCTGCCGTTGGTGCAATTCGCGCAAGCGCTCAGCGTTCAGACCATATCCTTCCGCCAGGCGGATCGGAATATGGTACTCCACGGAGGCTTGCAGATGTTGCAATAGGCGGAGCAGGATCGCCGTTCCGGTCACGCCATCCACGTCATAATCGCCGTAGATGCAAATCTTCCGCCGGGCCTGGATAGCGGAGACGATCCGCCGGGCCGCTTCCATGACCCCAGAGAGTCGATCCGGTGGTAAAAGGTCGGTCAGGCGGCCATAGAGAAATTGTTTGGCTTCCGGAGCACTGCGTATTCCCCGCTGCCATAAGAGCTGAGCCACCACTTCGGAAATCTGGGCTTCACGAGCTAAACGCCGCACTGCCAACGGTTCCGGTGCCGGTAGCAAATGCCAGACACGTTGGCGCTGGGACATAACTACTTCCTCCTTCCTCCTCTTGATCCTAACATGCGGCAGCATTCCTGTTCCATCTCCGCTGTAAGGCTGGGACGCTGGCCAACCGTCACATCTGTCAGAATCGTTCCTTTCCACCCCTGTCCCGGCTGAACAAGTCCCCATCAAACTCCGAGGTTGTAACGATGCGGTCGAGGTAGGGGTGCAATTGACTGGGATGCCGTCCTGCTCACCTTACTCTTTTGCCGGATCGCTTCCAGGCATGTTTCGCTTCCAGTTTGCCAGATCGATGCCTTCCTTTTCCCAAGCAGAATAGGACCGCTAGCAGCGAGAGAGCCGCAGATTGGGCCAGGTCCCTTTGCGGAGATGCGGGAATCTTCGCCGATGGAAGGGGAGAAGTTCGTCTGGGCCGCACGTGCCAGACCTCGGTATCCGATGTGTCCCATAGAAGGAGGAACACCCTTGTACAGCACGATTTTGTTACTGTCGTCGGCGATGGGCGCGGGCGGCGACGTCGTTCCCGCGGGTGGGTGGGGTTTGGGTCCCCGCGATGGCGCGGGTTGTCATGGTGCACCGGCTCCTCCGCCCCCCAGTTGTTGTGACACGCCCGCCCCCAGCTTGTTGGACCGCCTGCGTGCCAAATGGGCAGCCCGACAGCAGGATTGTTGCCCCTCGGCCCCCGCTCCTCAGGCTCAACCGGCCCCAACGGCGCCAGCCCCCGCTGCTACCCCCTGCTGCGATCCCTGTGCCCAACGGGTCAGCCTGCTGGACCGCATTCGCGCTCGCCTGGCTGCCCGCAAGCACAAAGACTGCTGCCAGCCCTGCCCTAGCGGTTGCGCCCCCGCGGGCGATCAAAAACCGCCTTCCGGTTCCACCCCGCCGAAGGAAATGCCTAAACCCAAAGAGAAAGTCGCCGCACCACCAGCGAGCAACTCCCACCCGCCGGGCATTGCCATCCCCGTCCCGCCTCCGATCAATTCTTCCAATGGCGGTACCCCCTACTGATCGCTGGCCCTGAGTAGATGCTCTCCCGTCCTCCCGCCCCTTTTCCGACCGGCACTCGCCGGTCGGTTTTCTTTCGATTGGGCTGGACGGGCAGCTTTTTCCTTTTCCTGAATAGTGAGAAACGGCGCCGCTGGCATTTCCTGGATAAATCCCCTTCTCCCCGCCGTCAGTCCGGCTTATGGTGACAGTGGTCCCGCCTTGCGATGAATTGATCGTCCCCAGAGAGTACCACGGATGTCTGCTGCCCAGGAAGGACCCGAATTGGCCCGTAAAATTGCCCGCCTGGTGGAAGAGAAAGGTTGGAATCAGGAGGATTTTGCCCGCATTGCCCGGCTCAACCGCCACACGGTCCGCCATATTCTCCGCGGGCAACTCAAGCGTCAACTCCGCAACGCCACCATTAGCCAGTGTGCGGAAGCTTTGGGCTTAACCGTCAGTGAGCTGCGGGACTTGCCCCTGGAGTGCCTGCTTGCGCGCATGCACGGCCAGCTTCCCCCCACATCTGAAGCTCTCCGCTTGCTCCGCGAACGCACTACACTCCCCGAACTGATTCAGTGGATCGATGAGCACCCCCAGCGCGCCGCAGCCTTCACCCTGGCGGAAGTCGAAGAATTACTTCTCGCTCAGGAACCCGGCGGCTATCTCGAACGCCTCGATGTAGATACCGCCATCACCTTGCTAGAACAACGTCGCCGGATCGTCCAGGCGTTGCGGCAGATCACCGACCCCGAATGTCTGGAGGCCGTCGAACGCTTGGTCGAAGTGCTTGCCAAACGAAGCCGGGAAAGTCTGGCATAATCCGACCCGACATGGAGAACCGGCGGGGCTTGCCTCGCGGTTGCCCCCCAATATCCTGCCTTGAAAGGATTTGGCTCCCCACAAAGTTCCCAAAAATTTC
This portion of the Thermogemmata fonticola genome encodes:
- a CDS encoding succinate dehydrogenase/fumarate reductase iron-sulfur subunit; the protein is MRVTLHIWRQKSPGDRGQFVTYPLDNLSPDMSFLEMLDILNEQLIQRGEEPVAFEHDCREGICGSCAMMINGQAHGPERGTTTCQLHLRSFPDGAEIYVEPWRARAFPILKDLVCDRSALDRIIQAGGYISVGTGGAPDGNCLPVPKADQDKAMDAAQCIGCGACVAACPNASAMLFVAAKVSHLAHLPQGQPERKERVRKMIAQHDREGFGHCTNIAACEAACPKEISVEHIAQLNRDYITSALASLIR
- the recJ gene encoding single-stranded-DNA-specific exonuclease RecJ, with the protein product MSQRQRVWHLLPAPEPLAVRRLAREAQISEVVAQLLWQRGIRSAPEAKQFLYGRLTDLLPPDRLSGVMEAARRIVSAIQARRKICIYGDYDVDGVTGTAILLRLLQHLQASVEYHIPIRLAEGYGLNAERLRELHQRQVQVVITVDCGIASLAEAELAQQLGMELIITDHHQWKVDGSGSPLLPPAAVIVHPRWPEGHYPSGELSGAGVAFKLAWAIAQVASGTKQGSLPHDLRNILLEGVGLAALGMVADAVPLRGENRLFVRHGLRRIVEHPSLGLSALMEAAQLQIGDRLTAEDVGYRLAPRLNAAGRLGCARMVVELLTTQSYTTAKTHAQFLEKQNDQRQALERQATHQAKEFVDQHYSNDPALVVADKRWHPGVVGIVAARLVEHYGKPAIVIAIREGESLATGSGRSVPELPLHEALRACDGLLESYGGHAAAAGLKILPERIDAFRTAFNQYVARHLPSGSPAPRLLLDAEIPLSAITPNLLQELDRLEPYGADNPPPKFLASDVTVEQIRRIGQGDSPRHLELRVSQGGQRFRCIGWNMAERYEELEKASRVCLAFTPQRNTYQGYSRIELRLLDIQCGSQPQLG
- a CDS encoding helix-turn-helix transcriptional regulator yields the protein MSAAQEGPELARKIARLVEEKGWNQEDFARIARLNRHTVRHILRGQLKRQLRNATISQCAEALGLTVSELRDLPLECLLARMHGQLPPTSEALRLLRERTTLPELIQWIDEHPQRAAAFTLAEVEELLLAQEPGGYLERLDVDTAITLLEQRRRIVQALRQITDPECLEAVERLVEVLAKRSRESLA